AGGGTGAGCCGATGATCGTGGAGCCTGATGAGGCATACGAGATCATTCAGCTGACGGCCAACGCGGCCAAGGCGGCCGGGGCGTATGTGTTTGGGTTCAGCTCCTCGCCAGCTCCCATCAGCTTCGACAGCTTTAACCCCATCAAATTGAGCGGCTACGTGACGGGCTGCGCCCATGGCGTACTGGAGGGAAGCAAGCTGTGGTATAATCCGGATATCATTTGCAATGAGGATTACTGGATTAGCCTGTTGAATGCCCATCATCATCGGCTGATTTGGAAAGATACCCGTTACTATTGGTCTCAAAAAGATACGTTTGTGAACCGTGGTGGGTTGGCAGAATTTCGTAACTTGGACGCTGAGGAAAAGGATTTTCACTTGCTCCGACGGGTATTTGGTGACGTGGTGGAGCTGCGCAAGTCAAAGCAGAACGCAAAGCATCCTTTTCAGAAAACGCTGAAACTGCCTTTTTAAAAACAGATACTATGGAAAAAAAAGAAATGAGCCTGTTGTTTGAGACAGATAATTTGAGGTCTTATATAATTGAAAATACATTAATCATAGAAGAAATAATTTCAGAGACACTCGGGTATTTGCTTGACATTGACTGGATGTCATCAAAATCATTTGGCTACAGTTCTTCGGGCCTTTCATTTAACCAAAAAGTACAAATGATACAGGACATCAAAGGGA
Above is a window of Runella slithyformis DSM 19594 DNA encoding:
- a CDS encoding GREB1-related protein; amino-acid sequence: MEVKTPNPGPSPCEGKGIEVKVVIPSHKRWDRVLTTMAVDNAILCVAESQRELYAKCNKGVEIVTHPDSVVGLARKRDWIVQHFKNVMMLDDDIDHLKRIYTGKGEPMIVEPDEAYEIIQLTANAAKAAGAYVFGFSSSPAPISFDSFNPIKLSGYVTGCAHGVLEGSKLWYNPDIICNEDYWISLLNAHHHRLIWKDTRYYWSQKDTFVNRGGLAEFRNLDAEEKDFHLLRRVFGDVVELRKSKQNAKHPFQKTLKLPF